One Vigna unguiculata cultivar IT97K-499-35 chromosome 7, ASM411807v1, whole genome shotgun sequence genomic region harbors:
- the LOC114191852 gene encoding serine/threonine-protein kinase CTR1-like isoform X1, with translation MYSDAAAEAESESERNRMSCGADEEEQGSFKSLAKQTEQSYQLQLALALRLSSHASASSDHSSSPAQTLSHRFWVDGCLLYSDQILDGFYLIHGMDAYTWTLSTDLQNVGIIPSFESLMSVEPGDDSSIVVVAIDKSRDPGLRELQNRVASLSNNWITTKDATDQLASLICNRMGGGSLTEENLGIRWKECTQLLKSCLHSVILPIGSLPIGLCVHRALLFKVLADLINLPCRIAKGCKYCRKDVGASCIVQFGSDREYMIDLIGRPGATCQPDSFLNSASSMLVASPLCHPKFKPVETAEYTKTLAQLYFLDSQALHLVFDTTSGPAVNHSDKMDMQRTEALGANYAGGNNHLIALIPGAEEYEYFNEVDQTVLDYPSHEVDLDEEDLDIPWSELILKENIGTGSFGTVLRADWRGSDVAVKILKVQGFDPGRFEEFLKEVSLMKRLRHPNIVLLMGAVIQPPKLSIVTEYLSRGSLYELLHMPNVGSSLSERCRLKMAYDVASGMNYLHQMRPPIVHRDLKSPNLLVDDSYTVKVCDFGLSRTKANTFLSSKTAAGTPEWMAPEVIRGELSNEKCDVFSFGVILWELVTLQQPWRHLNPSQVVAAVGFMDKRLDIPRHVNPEVAALIELSWATEPWRRPSFSYILKCLQQIIADARG, from the exons ATGTATAGTGATGCTGCTGCTGAGGCCGAATCTGAATCTGAGCGCAACAGAATGAGTTGTGGCGCTGATGAAGAAGAACAAGGCTCCTTCAAGAGCTTGGCCAAGCAAACGGAGCAGAGTTATCAGTTGCAGCTAGCGCTCGCTCTTCGTCTCTCTTCTCATGCTTCTGCTTCATCCGATCACTCTTCGTCTCCGGCTCAGACATTATCACACCGTTTTTGG GTGGATGGTTGTTTGCTATACTCTGACCAAATTCTAGATGGCTTTTACTTAATCCATGGGATGGATGCATATACATGGACTCTAAGTACTGATTTGCAGAATGTTGGTATTATTCCATCGTTTGAATCACTCATGTCAGTTGAACCTGGTGATGACTCGTCAATTGTTGTGGTTGCCATTGATAAATCTAGAGATCCTGGTTTGAGAGAACTGCAAAACAGGGTAGCAAGTCTTTCAAATAACTGGATTACCACTAAAGATGCAACTGATCAGCTTGCAAGTCTTATTTGCAATAGGATGGG GGGAGGGTCTTTAACCGAGGAAAATTTAGGTATACGCTGGAAGGAATGCACCCAACTTCTTAAAAGCTGCCTGCACTCTGTCATTCTTCCAATTGGAAGCTTACCCATTGGCCTTTGTGTCCATCGAGCGTTGCTGTTTAAA GTGTTGGCTGACTTAATCAATCTACCATGCCGTATTGCAAAGGGCTGCAAGTATTGCAGAAAGGATGTGGGAGCTTCATGCATAGTGCAATTTGGTTCTGACAG GGAGTAtatgattgatttaattggaagGCCTGGGGCAACATGTCAACCTGATTCTTTTCTGAATTCTGCTTCTTCAATGTTGGTTGCTTCACCATTATGTCATCCAAAGTTCAAGCCAGTTGAAACAGCTGAATATACAAAGACACTTGCTCAATTGTATTTCTTGGACAGTCAAGCACTTCATCTTGTATTTGATACTACATCAG GACCTGCTGTTAATCACAGTGACAAAATGGATATGCAGCGAACTGAAGCTTTGGGTGCAAATTATGCCGGTGGAAACAACCATCTGATTGCTTTGA TTCCTGGTGCAGAGGAGTATGAGTATTTCAATGAAGTAGACCAGACAGTCTTGGATTATCCAAGTCATGAAGTTGATCTTGACGAGGAGGATCTGGATATTCCTTGGAGTGAACTTATTTTGAAGGAGAACATTGGGAcag GGTCATTTGGAACTGTCCTTCGTGCAGACTGGCGTGGTTCC GATGTTGCAGTGAAAATTCTTAAAGTGCAAGGTTTTGATCCTGGGCGATTTGAAGAATTTCTAAAGGAG GTCTCACTCATGAAGCGCCTACGGCATCCAAATATTGTACTCTTGATGGGTGCAGTTATTCAACCCCCTAAGTTATCAATTGTAACAGAGTATTTATCTAG AGGCAGTTTGTACGAACTTCTGCACATGCCCAATGTTGGATCATCACTTAGTGAGAGGTGTCGCTTAAAAATGGCTTATGATGTG GCAAGCGGAATGAATTATCTTCATCAAATGAGACCCCCCATTGTTCATAGAGATTTGAAGTCTCCAAATCTTTTGGTTGATGATTCATACACTGTTAAG GTATGTGACTTCGGTCTTTCACGCACAAAGGCAAACACATTTCTTTCTTCTAAAACCGCAGCTGGGACG CCTGAATGGATGGCACCCGAAGTCATCAGAGGCGAACTGTCAAACGAAAAGTGTGATGTATTCAGCTTTGGTGTAATTTTGTGGGAACTAGTGACCCTGCAACAACCATGGAGACATTTAAATCCTTCTCAG GTTGTTGCGGCTGTTGGTTTTATGGACAAAAGGCTAGATATTCCAAGACATGTGAATCCTGAAGTTGCAGCCTTGATTGAGCTCTCCTGGGCCAC GGAACCCTGGAGACGGCCTTCTTTCTcctatattttgaaatgtttgcAGCAAATAATTGCTGATGCTAGAGGTTGA
- the LOC114191852 gene encoding serine/threonine-protein kinase CTR1-like isoform X3 has translation MYSDAAAEAESESERNRMSCGADEEEQGSFKSLAKQTEQSYQLQLALALRLSSHASASSDHSSSPAQTLSHRFWVDGCLLYSDQILDGFYLIHGMDAYTWTLSTDLQNVGIIPSFESLMSVEPGDDSSIVVVAIDKSRDPGLRELQNRVASLSNNWITTKDATDQLASLICNRMGGGSLTEENLGIRWKECTQLLKSCLHSVILPIGSLPIGLCVHRALLFKVLADLINLPCRIAKGCKYCRKDVGASCIVQFGSDREYMIDLIGRPGATCQPDSFLNSASSMLVASPLCHPKFKPVETAEYTKTLAQLYFLDSQALHLVFDTTSGPAVNHSDKMDMQRTEALGANYAGGNNHLIALIPGAEEYEYFNEVDQTVLDYPSHEVDLDEEDLDIPWSELILKENIGTGSFGTVLRADWRGSDVAVKILKVQGFDPGRFEEFLKEVSLMKRLRHPNIVLLMGAVIQPPKLSIVTEYLSRGSLYELLHMPNVGSSLSERCRLKMAYDVASGMNYLHQMRPPIVHRDLKSPNLLVDDSYTVKVCDFGLSRTKANTFLSSKTAAGTPEWMAPEVIRGELSNEKCDVFSFGVILWELVTLQQPWRHLNPSQCRLLRLLVLWTKG, from the exons ATGTATAGTGATGCTGCTGCTGAGGCCGAATCTGAATCTGAGCGCAACAGAATGAGTTGTGGCGCTGATGAAGAAGAACAAGGCTCCTTCAAGAGCTTGGCCAAGCAAACGGAGCAGAGTTATCAGTTGCAGCTAGCGCTCGCTCTTCGTCTCTCTTCTCATGCTTCTGCTTCATCCGATCACTCTTCGTCTCCGGCTCAGACATTATCACACCGTTTTTGG GTGGATGGTTGTTTGCTATACTCTGACCAAATTCTAGATGGCTTTTACTTAATCCATGGGATGGATGCATATACATGGACTCTAAGTACTGATTTGCAGAATGTTGGTATTATTCCATCGTTTGAATCACTCATGTCAGTTGAACCTGGTGATGACTCGTCAATTGTTGTGGTTGCCATTGATAAATCTAGAGATCCTGGTTTGAGAGAACTGCAAAACAGGGTAGCAAGTCTTTCAAATAACTGGATTACCACTAAAGATGCAACTGATCAGCTTGCAAGTCTTATTTGCAATAGGATGGG GGGAGGGTCTTTAACCGAGGAAAATTTAGGTATACGCTGGAAGGAATGCACCCAACTTCTTAAAAGCTGCCTGCACTCTGTCATTCTTCCAATTGGAAGCTTACCCATTGGCCTTTGTGTCCATCGAGCGTTGCTGTTTAAA GTGTTGGCTGACTTAATCAATCTACCATGCCGTATTGCAAAGGGCTGCAAGTATTGCAGAAAGGATGTGGGAGCTTCATGCATAGTGCAATTTGGTTCTGACAG GGAGTAtatgattgatttaattggaagGCCTGGGGCAACATGTCAACCTGATTCTTTTCTGAATTCTGCTTCTTCAATGTTGGTTGCTTCACCATTATGTCATCCAAAGTTCAAGCCAGTTGAAACAGCTGAATATACAAAGACACTTGCTCAATTGTATTTCTTGGACAGTCAAGCACTTCATCTTGTATTTGATACTACATCAG GACCTGCTGTTAATCACAGTGACAAAATGGATATGCAGCGAACTGAAGCTTTGGGTGCAAATTATGCCGGTGGAAACAACCATCTGATTGCTTTGA TTCCTGGTGCAGAGGAGTATGAGTATTTCAATGAAGTAGACCAGACAGTCTTGGATTATCCAAGTCATGAAGTTGATCTTGACGAGGAGGATCTGGATATTCCTTGGAGTGAACTTATTTTGAAGGAGAACATTGGGAcag GGTCATTTGGAACTGTCCTTCGTGCAGACTGGCGTGGTTCC GATGTTGCAGTGAAAATTCTTAAAGTGCAAGGTTTTGATCCTGGGCGATTTGAAGAATTTCTAAAGGAG GTCTCACTCATGAAGCGCCTACGGCATCCAAATATTGTACTCTTGATGGGTGCAGTTATTCAACCCCCTAAGTTATCAATTGTAACAGAGTATTTATCTAG AGGCAGTTTGTACGAACTTCTGCACATGCCCAATGTTGGATCATCACTTAGTGAGAGGTGTCGCTTAAAAATGGCTTATGATGTG GCAAGCGGAATGAATTATCTTCATCAAATGAGACCCCCCATTGTTCATAGAGATTTGAAGTCTCCAAATCTTTTGGTTGATGATTCATACACTGTTAAG GTATGTGACTTCGGTCTTTCACGCACAAAGGCAAACACATTTCTTTCTTCTAAAACCGCAGCTGGGACG CCTGAATGGATGGCACCCGAAGTCATCAGAGGCGAACTGTCAAACGAAAAGTGTGATGTATTCAGCTTTGGTGTAATTTTGTGGGAACTAGTGACCCTGCAACAACCATGGAGACATTTAAATCCTTCTCAG TGTAGGTTGTTGCGGCTGTTGGTTTTATGGACAAAAGGCTAG
- the LOC114191852 gene encoding serine/threonine-protein kinase CTR1-like isoform X2, with amino-acid sequence MYSDAAAEAESESERNRMSCGADEEEQGSFKSLAKQTEQSYQLQLALALRLSSHASASSDHSSSPAQTLSHRFWVDGCLLYSDQILDGFYLIHGMDAYTWTLSTDLQNVGIIPSFESLMSVEPGDDSSIVVVAIDKSRDPGLRELQNRVASLSNNWITTKDATDQLASLICNRMGGGSLTEENLGIRWKECTQLLKSCLHSVILPIGSLPIGLCVHRALLFKVLADLINLPCRIAKGCKYCRKDVGASCIVQFGSDREYMIDLIGRPGATCQPDSFLNSASSMLVASPLCHPKFKPVETAEYTKTLAQLYFLDSQALHLVFDTTSGPAVNHSDKMDMQRTEALGANYAGGNNHLIALKEYEYFNEVDQTVLDYPSHEVDLDEEDLDIPWSELILKENIGTGSFGTVLRADWRGSDVAVKILKVQGFDPGRFEEFLKEVSLMKRLRHPNIVLLMGAVIQPPKLSIVTEYLSRGSLYELLHMPNVGSSLSERCRLKMAYDVASGMNYLHQMRPPIVHRDLKSPNLLVDDSYTVKVCDFGLSRTKANTFLSSKTAAGTPEWMAPEVIRGELSNEKCDVFSFGVILWELVTLQQPWRHLNPSQVVAAVGFMDKRLDIPRHVNPEVAALIELSWATEPWRRPSFSYILKCLQQIIADARG; translated from the exons ATGTATAGTGATGCTGCTGCTGAGGCCGAATCTGAATCTGAGCGCAACAGAATGAGTTGTGGCGCTGATGAAGAAGAACAAGGCTCCTTCAAGAGCTTGGCCAAGCAAACGGAGCAGAGTTATCAGTTGCAGCTAGCGCTCGCTCTTCGTCTCTCTTCTCATGCTTCTGCTTCATCCGATCACTCTTCGTCTCCGGCTCAGACATTATCACACCGTTTTTGG GTGGATGGTTGTTTGCTATACTCTGACCAAATTCTAGATGGCTTTTACTTAATCCATGGGATGGATGCATATACATGGACTCTAAGTACTGATTTGCAGAATGTTGGTATTATTCCATCGTTTGAATCACTCATGTCAGTTGAACCTGGTGATGACTCGTCAATTGTTGTGGTTGCCATTGATAAATCTAGAGATCCTGGTTTGAGAGAACTGCAAAACAGGGTAGCAAGTCTTTCAAATAACTGGATTACCACTAAAGATGCAACTGATCAGCTTGCAAGTCTTATTTGCAATAGGATGGG GGGAGGGTCTTTAACCGAGGAAAATTTAGGTATACGCTGGAAGGAATGCACCCAACTTCTTAAAAGCTGCCTGCACTCTGTCATTCTTCCAATTGGAAGCTTACCCATTGGCCTTTGTGTCCATCGAGCGTTGCTGTTTAAA GTGTTGGCTGACTTAATCAATCTACCATGCCGTATTGCAAAGGGCTGCAAGTATTGCAGAAAGGATGTGGGAGCTTCATGCATAGTGCAATTTGGTTCTGACAG GGAGTAtatgattgatttaattggaagGCCTGGGGCAACATGTCAACCTGATTCTTTTCTGAATTCTGCTTCTTCAATGTTGGTTGCTTCACCATTATGTCATCCAAAGTTCAAGCCAGTTGAAACAGCTGAATATACAAAGACACTTGCTCAATTGTATTTCTTGGACAGTCAAGCACTTCATCTTGTATTTGATACTACATCAG GACCTGCTGTTAATCACAGTGACAAAATGGATATGCAGCGAACTGAAGCTTTGGGTGCAAATTATGCCGGTGGAAACAACCATCTGATTGCTTTGA AGGAGTATGAGTATTTCAATGAAGTAGACCAGACAGTCTTGGATTATCCAAGTCATGAAGTTGATCTTGACGAGGAGGATCTGGATATTCCTTGGAGTGAACTTATTTTGAAGGAGAACATTGGGAcag GGTCATTTGGAACTGTCCTTCGTGCAGACTGGCGTGGTTCC GATGTTGCAGTGAAAATTCTTAAAGTGCAAGGTTTTGATCCTGGGCGATTTGAAGAATTTCTAAAGGAG GTCTCACTCATGAAGCGCCTACGGCATCCAAATATTGTACTCTTGATGGGTGCAGTTATTCAACCCCCTAAGTTATCAATTGTAACAGAGTATTTATCTAG AGGCAGTTTGTACGAACTTCTGCACATGCCCAATGTTGGATCATCACTTAGTGAGAGGTGTCGCTTAAAAATGGCTTATGATGTG GCAAGCGGAATGAATTATCTTCATCAAATGAGACCCCCCATTGTTCATAGAGATTTGAAGTCTCCAAATCTTTTGGTTGATGATTCATACACTGTTAAG GTATGTGACTTCGGTCTTTCACGCACAAAGGCAAACACATTTCTTTCTTCTAAAACCGCAGCTGGGACG CCTGAATGGATGGCACCCGAAGTCATCAGAGGCGAACTGTCAAACGAAAAGTGTGATGTATTCAGCTTTGGTGTAATTTTGTGGGAACTAGTGACCCTGCAACAACCATGGAGACATTTAAATCCTTCTCAG GTTGTTGCGGCTGTTGGTTTTATGGACAAAAGGCTAGATATTCCAAGACATGTGAATCCTGAAGTTGCAGCCTTGATTGAGCTCTCCTGGGCCAC GGAACCCTGGAGACGGCCTTCTTTCTcctatattttgaaatgtttgcAGCAAATAATTGCTGATGCTAGAGGTTGA
- the LOC114190618 gene encoding uncharacterized protein LOC114190618, with protein MKNALIGLKPSLSIPLSHSFQFSSSLSLTPLPFSLSTKPHTLLAFANSNKDLREQENSQQPQPQPPNGSKEQQKPQQENSNDGSNQRLPLLGFNWRNLLDPDPDNVLALGLTGILTWASVQVLWQLLFISFAILVAALKYSFIAALLVFILIALL; from the coding sequence ATGAAGAATGCTTTGATAGGGTTGAAACCCTCACTCTCAATTCCTCTTTCTCACTCTTTTCAGTTCTCTTCTTCCCTTTCTCTCACACCCCTCCCTTTTTCTCTCTCCACGAAACCACACACACTTCTCGCATTCGCTAACAGCAACAAAGATTTGAGGGAACAGGAAAACTCACAGCAGCCACAGCCACAGCCACCCAATGGTTCCAAGGAACAGCAAAAGCCGCAGCAAGAGAATAGCAATGATGGGAGTAATCAAAGATTGCCCCTTTTGGGTTTCAATTGGAGGAACCTGTTGGACCCTGACCCCGACAACGTCCTTGCACTTGGCCTAACGGGAATTCTCACATGGGCAAGTGTGCAAGTTCTCTGGCAGCTCTTGTTCATCTCTTTCGCCATTCTTGTTGCTGCCCTCAAGTACTCTTTCATCGCTGCTCTTCTTGTGTTCATTCTCATTGCCCTTCTTTga
- the LOC114191586 gene encoding glycerol-3-phosphate dehydrogenase SDP6, mitochondrial-like isoform X1 — protein MTRLRRLGTAVGAAVATAYGGSILLSPPVSVSDGGSHLAAVREKIHDPFAAVPSREVQRSALIGAGATSPLDVLVIGGGATGSGVALDAVTRGLRVGLVEREDFSSGTSSRSTKLIHGGVRYLEKAVFKLDYGQLKLVFHALEERKQVIDNAPHLCQALPCMTPCFDWFEVLYYWIGLKMYDLVAGARLLHLSRYYSAKESVELFPTLAKEGNGRSLRGTVVYYDGQMNDARLNVGLACTAALAGAAVLNHAEVVSLLKDDAGERIIGARIRDNLTGKEFDTYAKVIVNAAGPFCDSVRKMADKSARDLISPSSGVHIILPDYYSPEGMGLIVPKTKDGRVVFMLPWLGRTVAGTTDSNTSITFLPEPHEDEIQFILDAISDYLNVKVRRTDVLSAWSGIRPLAMDPSAKNTESISRDHVVFEDHPGLVTITGGKWTTYRSMAEDAVNAAIKSGKLTATNGCVTNNLRIVGGEGWDPASFTILSQQYVRMKVTYKGKVVPGVMDTAAAKHLSHAYGTLAERVAAIAQNENLGKRLAHGYPFLEAEVAYCARHEYCESAIDFISRRSRLAFLDTDAAGRALPRVIQILGAEHKWDKTRQKQELQKAKEFLETFKSSKNAQFHDGKHN, from the exons ATGACTCGCCTCAGGCGACTCGGCACCGCCGTCGGAGCCGCTGTTGCCACCGCATACGGTGGCTCCATCCTCCTCTCGCCTCCTGTATCCGTTAGCGACGGGGGATCGCACCTAGCCGCTGTTCGGGAGAAGATCCACGATCCATTTGCTGCTGTGCCGTCGAGAGAGGTCCAGCGGTCGGCGCTGATCGGCGCGGGTGCCACAAGTCCTCTGGACGTTCTCGTTATCGGCGGCGGAGCCACCGGCTCCGGCGTGGCTCTCGATGCCGTCACTAGAGGACTCCGCGTCGGCCTCGTTGAGAGAGAGGATTTCTCTTCCGGAACTTCCTCTCGCTCCACCAAGCTCATTCATGGAG GTGTTCGTTACCTAGAGAAAGCTGTCTTTAAACTTGACTATGGCCAGCTAAAGCTAGTATTCCATGCACTTGAGGAGCGTAAACAGGTTATTGACAATGCACCACACCTATGCCAAGCTTTGCCTTGCATGACACCATGTTTTGACTGGTTTGAAGTACTGTACTACTGGATTGGCTTGAAAATGTACGATTTGGTCGCAGGAGCACGACTCTTACACTTATCAAGATACTATTCGGCTAAGGAGTCTGTTGAACTCTTTCCCACTCTGGCAAAGGAGGGAAATGGTAGAAGTCTGAGGGGCACAGTTGTTTATTATGATGGACAGATGAATGATGCACGTCTTAATGTTGGACTGGCTTGCACTGCAGCATTAGCTGGTGCTGCAGTGCTGAATCATGCAGAAGTTGTATCTTTGCTGAAGGATGATGCTGGTGAACGGATAATTGGTGCACGAATTAGGGATAATTTAACTG GCAAAGAGTTTGATACATATGCAAAAGTAATTGTGAATGCTGCTGGGCCTTTTTGTGATTCTGTAAGGAAAATGGCTGACAAAAGCGCACGTGACTTGATTAGTCCAAGCAGTGGTGTACATATAATACTCCCTGATTATTATTCCCCCGAGGGAATGGGCTTGATTGTTCCGAAAACTAAGGATGGACGTGTTGTTTTCATGCTACCATGGTTGGGAAGGACAGTTGCTGGAACTACAGATTCTAATACTAGCATTACCTTTCTTCCTGAACCACATGAAGACGAAATACAATTTATATTGGATGCCATCTCTGATTACCTTAATGTTAAA gtCCGCCGCACTGATGTTCTTTCTGCCTGGAGTGGCATTCGTCCATTAGCCATGGACCCATCAGCTAAAAATACCGAGAGTATCTCTAGGGATCATGTTGTCTTTGAGGATCACCCTGGTTTGGTCACCATTACTGGTGGCAAGTGGACTACCTATAGAAG CATGGCAGAAGATGCTGTCAATGCAGCTATAAAGTCTGGGAAGTTGACCGCCACCAATGGATGTGTCACCAACAATCTCAGGATTGTTGGTGGTGAAGGGTGGGATCCTGCATCTTTTACCATTCTTTCTCAACAGTATGTACGCATGAAAGTAACATACAAGGGTAAAGTTGTTCCTGGTGTGATGGACACTGCTGCAGCAAAGCACTTGTCTCATGCATATGGAACATTGGCTGAACGTGTTGCTGCCATTGCTCAG AACGAAAATTTGGGGAAGCGACTTGCCCATGGTTACCCTTTTTTGGAGGCTGAGGTGGCCTACTGTGCTCGTCATGAGTATTGTGAATCTGCAATTGACTTCATTTCGAGGAGGTCTCGACTAGCTTTCCTTGACACTGATGCTGCAGGGCGGGCATTACCTCGTGTCATTCAAATATTGGGAGCTGAGCACAAATGGGACAAGACAAGGCAAAAACAAGAGTTGCAGAAGGCTAAAGAATTCTTGGAGACTTTTAAATCCTCCAAAAATGCTCAATTCCATGATGGGAAGCATAATTA G
- the LOC114191586 gene encoding glycerol-3-phosphate dehydrogenase SDP6, mitochondrial-like isoform X2 has protein sequence MTRLRRLGTAVGAAVATAYGGSILLSPPVSVSDGGSHLAAVREKIHDPFAAVPSREVQRSALIGAGATSPLDVLVIGGGATGSGVALDAVTRGLRVGLVEREDFSSGTSSRSTKLIHGGVRYLEKAVFKLDYGQLKLVFHALEERKQVIDNAPHLCQALPCMTPCFDWFEVLYYWIGLKMYDLVAGARLLHLSRYYSAKESVELFPTLAKEGNGRSLRGTVVYYDGQMNDARLNVGLACTAALAGAAVLNHAEVVSLLKDDAGERIIGARIRDNLTGKEFDTYAKVIVNAAGPFCDSVRKMADKSARDLISPSSGVHIILPDYYSPEGMGLIVPKTKDGRVVFMLPWLGRTVAGTTDSNTSITFLPEPHEDEIQFILDAISDYLNVKVRRTDVLSAWSGIRPLAMDPSAKNTESISRDHVVFEDHPGLVTITGGKWTTYRSMAEDAVNAAIKSGKLTATNGCVTNNLRIVGGEGWDPASFTILSQQYVRMKVTYKGKVVPGVMDTAAAKHLSHAYGTLAERVAAIAQNENLGKRLAHGYPFLEAEVAYCARHEYCESAIDFISRRSRLAFLDTDAAGRALPRVIQILGAEHKWDKTRQKQELQKAKEFLETFKSSKNAQFHDGKHN, from the exons ATGACTCGCCTCAGGCGACTCGGCACCGCCGTCGGAGCCGCTGTTGCCACCGCATACGGTGGCTCCATCCTCCTCTCGCCTCCTGTATCCGTTAGCGACGGGGGATCGCACCTAGCCGCTGTTCGGGAGAAGATCCACGATCCATTTGCTGCTGTGCCGTCGAGAGAGGTCCAGCGGTCGGCGCTGATCGGCGCGGGTGCCACAAGTCCTCTGGACGTTCTCGTTATCGGCGGCGGAGCCACCGGCTCCGGCGTGGCTCTCGATGCCGTCACTAGAGGACTCCGCGTCGGCCTCGTTGAGAGAGAGGATTTCTCTTCCGGAACTTCCTCTCGCTCCACCAAGCTCATTCATGGAG GTGTTCGTTACCTAGAGAAAGCTGTCTTTAAACTTGACTATGGCCAGCTAAAGCTAGTATTCCATGCACTTGAGGAGCGTAAACAGGTTATTGACAATGCACCACACCTATGCCAAGCTTTGCCTTGCATGACACCATGTTTTGACTGGTTTGAAGTACTGTACTACTGGATTGGCTTGAAAATGTACGATTTGGTCGCAGGAGCACGACTCTTACACTTATCAAGATACTATTCGGCTAAGGAGTCTGTTGAACTCTTTCCCACTCTGGCAAAGGAGGGAAATGGTAGAAGTCTGAGGGGCACAGTTGTTTATTATGATGGACAGATGAATGATGCACGTCTTAATGTTGGACTGGCTTGCACTGCAGCATTAGCTGGTGCTGCAGTGCTGAATCATGCAGAAGTTGTATCTTTGCTGAAGGATGATGCTGGTGAACGGATAATTGGTGCACGAATTAGGGATAATTTAACTG GCAAAGAGTTTGATACATATGCAAAAGTAATTGTGAATGCTGCTGGGCCTTTTTGTGATTCTGTAAGGAAAATGGCTGACAAAAGCGCACGTGACTTGATTAGTCCAAGCAGTGGTGTACATATAATACTCCCTGATTATTATTCCCCCGAGGGAATGGGCTTGATTGTTCCGAAAACTAAGGATGGACGTGTTGTTTTCATGCTACCATGGTTGGGAAGGACAGTTGCTGGAACTACAGATTCTAATACTAGCATTACCTTTCTTCCTGAACCACATGAAGACGAAATACAATTTATATTGGATGCCATCTCTGATTACCTTAATGTTAAA gtCCGCCGCACTGATGTTCTTTCTGCCTGGAGTGGCATTCGTCCATTAGCCATGGACCCATCAGCTAAAAATACCGAGAGTATCTCTAGGGATCATGTTGTCTTTGAGGATCACCCTGGTTTGGTCACCATTACTGGTGGCAAGTGGACTACCTATAGAAG CATGGCAGAAGATGCTGTCAATGCAGCTATAAAGTCTGGGAAGTTGACCGCCACCAATGGATGTGTCACCAACAATCTCAGGATTGTTGGTGGTGAAGGGTGGGATCCTGCATCTTTTACCATTCTTTCTCAACAGTATGTACGCATGAAAGTAACATACAAGGGTAAAGTTGTTCCTGGTGTGATGGACACTGCTGCAGCAAAGCACTTGTCTCATGCATATGGAACATTGGCTGAACGTGTTGCTGCCATTGCTCAG AACGAAAATTTGGGGAAGCGACTTGCCCATGGTTACCCTTTTTTGGAGGCTGAGGTGGCCTACTGTGCTCGTCATGAGTATTGTGAATCTGCAATTGACTTCATTTCGAGGAGGTCTCGACTAGCTTTCCTTGACACTGATGCTGCAGGGCGGGCATTACCTCGTGTCATTCAAATATTGGGAGCTGAGCACAAATGGGACAAGACAAGGCAAAAACAAGAGTTGCAGAAGGCTAAAGAATTCTTGGAGACTTTTAAATCCTCCAAAAATGCTCAATTCCATGATGGGAAGCATAATTAG